DNA from Aphis gossypii isolate Hap1 chromosome 3, ASM2018417v2, whole genome shotgun sequence:
ttttatgaacaatatgAACATTTAGTTTTCTTTCTTCATTCTATTGCTGGTCATTCGGTAAATAATAGAATCACGACCAGGATCCATTTGGGCAAtactcactaaaaaaaaaaaagtagaattAGATAAttgaatgatataaattttaaaattattaaatcaaataattaatatatttaaaaacttattaaattatataatatatattatatattacattcattatttgacaatttttttttctgttttttaactaaataaacaataaaaatgtaattgaaattggcatttgttttaatttttgttctataatttatgattaaattgtCAAAGCACCAATATCGTGAAATAGGTTTTAAgtgctatataatttatgcgaTTAATAACTTGTAaggtataacaaaaaatagaatattttttttcacattaataatacaatgatacaaatattcattattattatgaatgcaATAAATACTATCTTATATCTTAAGTATtagctattttaaattatatgtacacaaacatgtttattattattggtaaaatagattatgcttgataggtattaaattctgtaaaatattacaatgcataatacaaatagtcaataatgttttatagattgattattgattttgagTAATACTGATTTGTTATatccataaataattatttgtttttaaactgtaACTCATTAACTTAATTGTTACTTACAACCAGATACtctgattaaataaaactaataaaagttACATTCTGTACTTTAACTACTAAGCCCtgcaaaatataacatgtttaaagcaataatttaaatgattaagttAACATGTCAAAAGCGTATGTATTTTTGCAGTTTTCACCCAGTGTATGTcaccttttttaatataacataaaaaagcTACTCCATGGCCATTGGCCGTACATACATTCAAATagcatataaaaacatattttaaaacacgcATTTTACCACGCtagctaataataaaataacatagagTAAGGAATTATAAGccattaactttaaatatatattggcaTGATCTATATGATGCCAATTAGAGTCAATATGCAgccaaaatgttaaaataaatcattattatagatcATGTTTGCTCACAAAATgggtttttcgtatacaataattctaaaatgGGTTTGAATAaagattatagtatttttcagTTATGAATTTGTTTGGATTTGTAaggtttatagttttataccaTTTTAGTACTCTCTAAAATTTAGGTCTAGTAAcacttaaattcattatacaatataacttgCACTTGGAACTTtagaaataggtatttatttaataagaatataatattatgttgatcaTTAATGGTTAAatgaaattgatatttttgatagtaTCTAGGTAGGGATAGGTAGgtgattaaaatgtgtatttgcattacctactaaaaattagtttggCACCACTGAGACTCAATGAAATATTccttttaatagttttagaataatataataatacatttttttaagtaactgAGAgactacatataattattgttattttagaaaccttataaatatacaattatgaaaatataatgtttattaaaaataatttcaattctagtgttaatattaaaaaatatattattcacttatattaaaaataaaatcaaaataaatactcacATGCTATGGCTAAAAGAGAAAAGACGAATATTACAACAAACCACAGTATTAGATTGAAAATAACTGGAAAATCATTAGATATTGGTTCAGCAACATTGAGAtcctaataacaaataaatatacatattatacattcttaTGAAATTAACATCAAGAGAAGTTGTTTCTAAAACTATTACCATTTCTACTCCACTAAGTTCACGTTTGTTTCTATGTGATTCTTTTGCATTGTTGGTAATAGCAATAATTAACAcctaaatgatatttaaaaaggttttaaaataatatgttataagaagtaaaatctgataaataaatatgtaatgacaccaattaaataaatacctcattattgtaaatttcatTGTATGATTGAACCAAAGTAGATATAGCTTCATTTAAAACCTTTTGACCATCAATAGTTTCTTCTGAATTTTCTCCATTGACAGCAGTCAAAGCCTTTATGCCTTGCAATTGAAACCAATGAAAATctggtacattattttttaacccaCTCTCTTTGACCtgcaatgataatttatttaagtaagacacaaaaatgttatgaaaatttaataccaagTTGCATGAACAGttactaaacaatttatacctAATCAATAGTAAGATAATATCTTACAAACATAATTAAGTGgctctattaaattatttattttgttttgacttattatgtaattttatataaatatcaaaaattgtacttaCACCTTGCCCCAATTGATGTAAATGGTAAACTTCATTGAAAAATACAGCATACTTTTCATCATATGAATCAATGAGTTGAGGTTTAATACTAGGATTAAGCTTAAAATTTGGATGGAATACTTGATTTTTAAGCtaaaaatttttgtgatttattaaacaatagtaatagttataaattaaatatatcttacAAATTCAACATTGGTTAAGGAACCGTGCATAATGCTATATTCCTTATTGGCAAGTCTCTCTTTCATTCTATGTTCCACAGTAGCAAACACTTCATTTAAAGGTTCATCCAAAACTAAATCACGATGGTCAACTTTATTTAGGTCAAAACCGGGATTCTTTGATCCGGGTATTTCAAGGACAACTACAGCTTCAGGTAATGAAAATGGGTCTGCCATCATTATATTGCTCCAAGTTTTTTCctagtaaaatacattttaaaataatagtcat
Protein-coding regions in this window:
- the LOC126550950 gene encoding ATPase H(+)-transporting accessory protein 2 → MSCLITTIALATAVLASASAQSHQLYVLNSPSNVKIGQSSVPLRATELADVVSSTFGFSVPHGEKTWSNIMMADPFSLPEAVVVLEIPGSKNPGFDLNKVDHRDLVLDEPLNEVFATVEHRMKERLANKEYSIMHGSLTNVEFLKNQVFHPNFKLNPSIKPQLIDSYDEKYAVFFNEVYHLHQLGQGVKESGLKNNVPDFHWFQLQGIKALTAVNGENSEETIDGQKVLNEAISTLVQSYNEIYNNEVLIIAITNNAKESHRNKRELSGVEMDLNVAEPISNDFPVIFNLILWFVVIFVFSLLAIALSIAQMDPGRDSIIYRMTSNRMKKEN